A window of Aurantibacillus circumpalustris genomic DNA:
CAGACAACGTTATTGGGGAGAGCCCATTCCGATTTATTACAAAGATGGGATTCCACATGCTTTAGCGGATAACGAATTACCTTTGATTTTACCAGAAGTAGATAAATATTTACCAACGGAAGATGGCGAACCGCCATTGGCGCGCGCCGCTACCTCTTGGAAAAAAGACGGCAAGTACGATTACGAAAATACCACCATGCCAGGTTGGGCAGGAAGCAGCTGGTATTTTTTACGTTACATGGACTCTAAGAACAGTAAACAGTTTGTGAGTGGGCAGTTGGCAGATTACTGGCAAAATGTAGATTTATACATTGGTGGTAGCGAGCACGCTACAGGACATTTATTGTATGTACGTTTCTGGACAAAATTTTTAAATGATTTGGGATTGATTGGTGTGGATGAGCCTGCGAAGAAGTTGATTAATCAAGGGATGATACAGGGGCGGAGTAATTTTGTTTATAGAGTTTTATGGGCTTTTTCTGGCAAACCTTTTGATACTATGAAACTTCCTCAAATTATTATTTCAAAGGATTGCCGTGACAAAGTCATTCATGGAGATCCTGACGAAACTTCCAAACTCATAAACTACTGTAACGAAACATTAAATCAAATATTTACTGATCAAGAAGTTCAAATTTCTTCGTGTCCAGAAATTACGGAAATCCATATTGATGTTAACATTGTTGAAAATGATGAAATCGAAATCGATACACTAAAAGAATGGAGAAGTGACTTTAAAGAATCTTACTTTCTAACTGAAGAAGGAATAACAAAACTAAAATGCGGAAGTTTAGTTGAGAAAATGTCCAAACGTTGGTATAATGTTGTGACGCCTGATTCTATCTGTGAAAAATTTGGTTCAGACACTTTACGTCTCTACGAAATGTTTTTAGGTCCTTTAGAACAAAGTAAACCTTGGAATACCAATGGTATTACAGGGGTTTCAGGGTTTTTAAAGAAGTTATGGAAGTTGTTTTATCAGAATAACACTTTAACTATTTCTGAAGCTGAACCAAGCAAAGCAGAATTAAAAACCTTACATAAAACCATTAAAAAAATTACAGAAGACATTGAACGTTTTTCGTTTAATACCTCGGTGAGTAATTTTATGATTTGTGTAAACGAACTCACCGAACAAAAATGCAACAAACGTGCTATCTTAGAACCTTTGTTAGTATTGGTATCTCCGTATGCGCCGCACATTGCTGAAGAATTATGGAGTCAGCTTGGTCATAAAGAAAGTATTGCTTTTGCAAAGTTTCCAGAATGTAACGAAACGTTTTTAGTAGAAGATAGTTTTACGTATCCGGTTTCTTTTAATGGTAAAATGCGTTTTAGTATTGAGTTACCAGCTACCTTAACTATCCCTGAAATTGAAAAAGAAGTGATGAGTAGAGAGGAAGTCCAAAAATATTTGGAAGGGAAAACTCCTAAGAAAATTATTATTGTTCCGAAGAAGATTGTAAACTTCGTGGTGTAGTAATTCGCCTTCGTTTTTAACCACAGAGTAACACAAAGAAGGCACAGAGTAACACAGAGAATAACGTAACTCCGCGAAACTCCTTTATTCCTCAGCGATACTCTGTGGTAAAACGTGCACTGTTTAAAATGGAAAAACAAAGGCAAAGCAGCACTGAGAGAATTTAGATACGCTCTACTATAAAATTCATTTACAACACAGATTGAATTAATCCTCCAAATTTTTCTCGCCACGAAGAAGTGTTAAATGACCTGTTGAAGTTTTCGTTTCTCTTTGCTCGGTTGTTACAGAAATTTTCCAAATATAAATATCTGTAGGACAATCTTTACCCTTATAAGTTCCGTTCCAGCCATTACTAAAATTGTTAGACTGAAATATTTTCTCACCCCAACTATCATATATTTCGATTGAATACTTTGTAATACCATGGCCTTTTGGTAGGAAAATATCGTTTAATCCGTCGCCATTTGGGGTAAATGCATTTGGCACAAACAAATTAAAGTCATCTTCTATTACTAAAACTTTTATCATTGTATCTGCACATTCCCACCTATTTTTAGCAATCAAAACAACAGGATACTTTCCAGGAAATTCATACAAATAATTTGGCTCTTTTTCATTGCTGTGTAGAGTATCCGAACCTGATACAAACCAGTCCCAAGAATTTAATCCCGCTCCGTAAGAAGTATTATAGAACTGTACTTTATCTATACCCGCAATTGGGTTTAAAGGAATCGCTTCAAAATTTGCTTTCGGTTTTTGATAAGCCGTGATAAGCAAAGTAGAAGTATTAACACAATTATTAGTGTCTTTGTACGATACACTAGCTGTATAATTACCCGCATCTATAAAACAAAACTTTCCACTCGTGTCAATGATTTTTTTTGAATCTATATACAGCTCATGAGAAAGAACTGGGGCTGTATTTATTAGTTCTTTAAATGCAAATTCAGCACAAAAGGGTTGGCATATATTATTCTTGCTACTTAATACTAATCCATTTGGAAGTTCATAAACAGCTATTGAAACAGTAGAAGAGGCGACACAATTACTTTCATTCCTTACACTTAATGTAAAGATTCCTGCAACATTTGTACCTTTTACTTCAATACTAATATCCTTTGAAATTGAATTAAATCTTTCAGGACCAGACCATACATAACTTGTTCCACCAGAACCTGATAAGGTCATTATTGAATTCATACATACTTTTGTAGGGCCTGATATTAAAGGTATTGGCAACGGAAACGGAAAGCCTACTACATTCAATGTAGATGTGATTGAACAAGAATTTGAACCAACAACTGTTACAGAATAAATTCCGGAGTGCATATTATCAACAACAGGAACGTAAGCAGGATTACCTGTGGCTGTAAAATTTTGTGGACCGCTCCACAAATAACTAACACCATTAGCCGAAGTTCCAATTGTTACAGAGTTTCCTACACAAACTGAGGCATCTTTTACAATAGAAATAGGGGCTGGTAAGATTGAGATAAATATAGTAGCAACACCTTCACAACCGTTAGCGTCTGTTGCATTGAGCGAATATACTCCTGATTGCATAAGCGACACAGAGTAAATATAAGGTCCCGACACATTACTAACAAAACCATTCGGGCCACTCCACGAATAACTTAAAGCAGATATGCTACTATTTAGGAGCAAGTTTGTTTTTTCACAAATAGGAACATCAGACGAAATAGTAAAACTCGGTTTTGGATTAACTGTAATATATTTTGTAGTGCTAACATTACACTGTCCGATAATGGCATGCAGAGTATAGTTTCCACCAGCCACTAATCCAACATTCGAAAGAATAGGATTCTGCGAATAACTACCAAAACCGTTTGGGCCAAACCATATATAACTTGTTCCTCCAGAACCGTTGAGAACAAGATTTGAACCAACACACACACTATTACTTGAAGTAATAACCGGAATTGGATTAGAAACAACAGAAGCATTGACCGTTGCTATATTTGTGCAACCCTGAGCAGATGTTATCTGCAGAGTATAATGCCCCGTCATTGACGTATCTGAATTAATTCTTTGAGGATTTTGAATGGCGGAAGAATAATTGGCCGAACCTAACCATAGATAAGTTGCATTCGGAACATAGTTACCGTACAAACTTAATATTTGACCTTGACAAACTGTGCTCGAAAGAGGTGAAATAGGTGGTGTAGGATAAATTATAATTGGTATACCAACCGAAGCAGTGCAGCTATTGGCGGCTGTAACTCTTAAAGTATAATTTCCATTCATTGCGGGTGTAACAGAATACAGACTAACAACAGCGGCGGAAGAACTATAACTTAATGGGCCGGACCAACTATACAATGAGTGAGTGCTAAGACATGCAAGAGAAACTAAACCCGACTCACAGACAGGTGCATTTGTTGAATAACTGATTACTGGAATAGATTTTAGAAAAACATCGCTTGTTGCAGAGGATGTGCAACCAGAAGCAGTGCCTATTACGGTGTACTGGGTATTTACAGTTGGGTTAATAACTAATGGATTCAATGTTGAGCCACTTGACCAAGAATAACTACTAGCACCCGATGCAACTAATGTGGCATTCGCTAAAGGACAAATTGAGCTGCTAGTAACACTTACAACTGGATTAGCAATAAAATTTGCTTGTATTGTATTTGTGGCACTACAATTGTTTGCATCTGTACTGGTAACAGTGTAAATATAATTACCAGGCAAACTTTCATTTACTAATTTTATATTATTACCTGGTCCATTTATCCAATTGTAACTATACGAAGGAGTACCTCCAGAATTATTTGCGGTGTAAGTAATACTCCCACCCATGCAAACAGAAGGGGAGCTACTTATAATATTAAGTGTGAAAGCTGTAGGCTGTGTGATTAGAAAAGTGTGTGTAAGAGTGCAAAAAGTTAAAGCATCAATCACAGTTATACTATTAACCCCTGCTGCCAAATTCGTTCCAATAGATCCCGTTTGAATTCCATTAACATCTTTCCATGAATAACTTTGTGCGCCTGAACCTCCTGACAAAGTAATGGCAGCCGTACCTGTATTAATACCAAAGCAGGTAAGGCTCGGAGTAGCTGTTACAGTACCCGTTAACGGGATGAGCGGAATAAAACTTGTTGTTGGGGCGAAATTGCATCCAGTACTTGCATCAAAAACATATATTGTATGTGTACCAGGGTAAAGACCGACAGCAACAGATCCAGTTTGAGTTACCGGTGACCATGAATATGAAAACGGTCCTGGTGTTCCACTTGCAGAAACGGTTGCAGAACCCAAACTTCCGCATGTGATTGTTGCTGTTACAAATGAAAGAGTTGGTGCTGGTTTAATTGAAACAGTTTTCGTAACAGAAGCCGTACAGCCTGCTATAGATGTTCCTATTACTGTATATACGGACAGACTAGTAGGTGATACCGCATTAGTGCTACCAAGAGTACCACCTGGCAACCAGGTATATGTATTTGCTCCCGATACCGAAAGGGTTGTTGTGGTTGCAGGACATATTGCAATGAAAGTAGGTGTCATTGTAAAGGCCGGTGCAAAATTAACAGATACTGTTCGAGTTACTGAACAAGTGTTCTGATCTAAAGCTGTAACAGTATACATATACGTTCCTGAGACTGAAGGCGTAACTTGTTTAATTGGATTAGACGGCCCTCCTACCCAATTATACTGATAACCAGGAATTCCACCCGATGCACTTGCTGAAAAGGTGATACTGTTCCCTAAACAAGCTGTTGGAGAACTTGATGCAATATTTAATGTTAAAGCTGATGGCACAGACACCTGAACAATAGCTGAACCTGTGCAACCAGGCACTGAAAACCCAATAACAGTGTAACTGGTGGTTACTAGTGGTGCAACTGTGACTATTGATCCTGTTAAATTACCTGGCTGCCACGTGTACGTATCAGCTCCCGAAGCAGAAAGCGACACCGTGCTCCCACTGCATAAGGAAGGAGGCGGAAACGAAACAACATTAGCATTATTCACAACTATTTGTGTGTAGTTAACAGTTGCAGAACAGCTATTCAAAGCATTGGCGATTAATGTATAAACGCTTGTGCTCATAGGAGAAATATTAAGATTTGCATTATTTGATCCGCCTGGTAACCATGTATAAGTATTGGCTCCTGAGGCAGTTAACGTTGCGGACCCTCCTGTACAAAGAAAAGAATTTGTTGAGCTGACGCCTAACAATGGTAATGACAAAGTATTAACCGCAAGAGTTGCTGTAGGAAATATGCCACAAGTGCTGGAGGCAGTCGCACTTATAGTCCCAGAACCAGAACCTGCAGTAACACTTATTGTATTTGTGCTGGAACTTCCTGTCCACCCACCTGGAAGACTCCATGTGTAACTGGCATTACTTATAGGTGCAACACTATATATATTAGTAGATCCAGGGCAAACCAAAGTATTGCCAAAAACGGGTGAAGGGCAGGTTGTGTATGTGTATAACTGCATTACTTCAGTAGCGGTTATAGCACGATTATATAAATAGAAATCATCCAGAGAGCCTAAAAAATGCCTCACTATACCTTGAATATTACATCCAATTATAACAGGAAAAACAGTACCTGTATTTATTGAAGCATTTGTACCACTAACGTTACAGACTATTCCTGGTAACAAACCGCCATCAACATAAAAATTAACGGTACTGTAAATTGTGCTAACTGTAGCATTGTATACGATCGCGATATGATGCCACTGCCCATCTGCGACACAGCTATTACTTTTTATTAAAGCCTGATTCGATAAATCCAATCCTACACCTCGTGCACAATAGTTCCAAACAATTTCAAAACCATCACTTGCGCCCGTAGCAGATCCATATGCAAACGACGCCTTAGGTGAATTTATTATAGTGTTAGTGGTTTTAGCCCAAAAAGACACTGATCTGGAAAGAGTCCCAGTCGGACCCGTTGTAAGCATTTGTATGTAATTAGTTGACCCGTTAAAACTATAGGCGGCATTTGGCACACCGCATCGATCAGGAACTAAAGTTGCCCCAAAAACCGTTCCATGATTATTGCTTCCCGAAACATCACTTGCGTTTCCGTTAAATGGCCAAGCACCAACCAAGCCACTAGTAGGAATTTGTGCATCACTTACTACGGTTAAAAAAGAAAAAAAAATTAAAAATAAAACGCGCATTGGGTGAGAAACTTTATAACAAATATAGGATAATTCATCCTATTTCCTGTCAACAAAAGAACCTAATTTACAGCAGGTATTTCTACAACTCCCTAATCTGAAGAAAGTACTAGTCGATTTCTCAACCAAATTTTTTCGTCAATCGAAATATAAAATCCGTAAGAATATTCTAATTGATCATCGCGAAAATCATAATAGGGCTCAACACGAAGTGCGAGATTAATTCCTTTTACTAGTTCTATTTTTTTGGTTAGTCTAACAATCAATAATTCTCTTATACGTTCTGAATAATAAGAAGAGTAGGCTACGGTTCTTGATTTGCTTGAATACATATCACCGCCAAGCTCATTGTAATAGGCCTCGCAATACCAATAAGAGAAAAGTAAATTCGTTTTATATGCACCATTAAAACCAATGTTACCAAGAAAACCGTCACCCCAACTCTTAATCTCCGTTGACTCGTAAAAAAAATTATTGGATCTTAAAACGTAGCGTGCATCTATAAAAACATTTTCAATAAATCTCGACTTTATTTCTTTTGTCAAAACTATTCCTGTAGCATAATTTAAATCTGTGTGTGAGCCAGCACTTATTGTATCCAACTGTCCGCCCCTATGAATTAGAACAGCCTGAAAAGGTAAGCGAAATTCCCATTGATCATTTTTATGTTTAAAAACATTTGTATTAAGGCCAACCATTAATTTTTCTTGTTCACCGCTTCTTTTGTATGTGGCATTCAACCAATCAATCCATAAATCAAAATCGAAACGGTTTTTATTGAGTGTAAATTGCAAACCATTTTCCAATCTGTTGCTCATTACACGCTCAAAATTATATAAAGGCTCTATTAAGCCGTGATTAAGGCTACCATCAAGGTTTCCAAAAATCATTTTAAAATTATTTTTATTGTAACGTAATGAAAATGTAGGTTTTATTTCTGTAAAATTCTTATTACCAAAATCCTTATTTAAAAAAACACCACCTTCAATGCTTAAATTTTTCGAGATTTGATAACCTAACTGAGGATTAAGCTGGAAACCAAAAAGGGTGTAACCATCAAACATCACATTTGAGTATTCGTTGTTTTTTAAAAAACACAAATTTTGAATTTTCACGAAAAGTGATTTCTCTCGACTAGTGTCAATTTTAGAATTAAAAAATAAAGAAGAATTATCTAATTGAGAGTAACATCTTGATGAAAGAATAATAAGAAAAATTATGAGAGATGCGCGCACTGGTTTAAATTATCTTTATAAACTTAAGCATATTTAGTTAAAATTAGTGCTTTTACGCACTCTTTTCAAAAAAAAAAATGGAGACCAACTTGGCCTCCATTTTTATAAATTTTAGATTTTTTTAATCTACGTTATCGTGTAAAAATGAATTGTTCGGACGGATTTCGATTTTCTTGTCATCTCCTTCACTTAAAGTGTAACGAGAAACATTCGATTCTGTACTTGGCGTTTTATTCTCCAACACAATATTTTTGCGCTCAAAAGCAGTTTGTTTTTCCAATGCTGCAAGCCCTTCTGGACTTTTCATCTTTAATGTAATGTCCTTTAGTCTACGAATACGCTCCTGCGCCAATTTAATTTGTTCCTCTCTACTCACAGCTTCGTGATTAGTATTCTGCATTTCTTCTTGCTTCACTTCACTTGTAGGGGTTTTTTCACTTTCGTCAGTTATCGTATTAAATGTAAACTCCTGAACTGGAAGATTTGTTTCGGTTTCTTCAACATTATTAACTTCCTGTTTAGGAGTTGGATTAGACTCTCTTTCCTTAACAGGTCCATCTGCCTGGTGCATTGGTGAAATAAGGTTCTCCGGCTCACTCTCTGTTTTTGTATAAACAAATGGCTCATTATTTTTTATTTCATCAATAATATTTGTCTGTTTAGCTTCTTCCTGAACAGACTCAGTTTTTTCGTCGAGGTTTACAATTTTACGCTCTTTGAAAACTGGTGCTTCAAAGCCAGTAGTAGCTTTTGATTTAAAACCAGTAGCAATAATTGTCACGCTTACGTTATCACCCAAAGATGCGTCGGTGCCGTAACCAGTAATTAATTCGGCGGTTCCACCAGCTGCCTCTTGGATAAAATCGGTAATATCACCAAATTCATCCATATCGATATCGTCACTTCCGCTCATAATGTTTAATAACACGTGACGAGCACCACTGATATCATTATCGTTTAG
This region includes:
- the ftsZ gene encoding cell division protein FtsZ, whose protein sequence is MMQFELPQEEKSIIKVIGVGGGGSNAVNHMFRLGIKGVDFIICNTDKQALEKSPVKNKIQLGEKSTRGLGAGSIPEVGRDAALESIDEIKSYFDDDTQMVFITAGMGGGTGTGAAPVIASIAREMGILTVGIITIPFTFEGKKRRAQAEAGLEEMKKYVDTLLVIGNDKLREIYGNLKMSEAFEHADDVLTGAAKSIAEIISLHMHINVDFNDVKTVMKDSGVAIMGSAVASGEKRAIKAVEQALNSPLLNDNDISGARHVLLNIMSGSDDIDMDEFGDITDFIQEAAGGTAELITGYGTDASLGDNVSVTIIATGFKSKATTGFEAPVFKERKIVNLDEKTESVQEEAKQTNIIDEIKNNEPFVYTKTESEPENLISPMHQADGPVKERESNPTPKQEVNNVEETETNLPVQEFTFNTITDESEKTPTSEVKQEEMQNTNHEAVSREEQIKLAQERIRRLKDITLKMKSPEGLAALEKQTAFERKNIVLENKTPSTESNVSRYTLSEGDDKKIEIRPNNSFLHDNVD
- a CDS encoding gliding motility-associated C-terminal domain-containing protein, coding for MRVLFLIFFSFLTVVSDAQIPTSGLVGAWPFNGNASDVSGSNNHGTVFGATLVPDRCGVPNAAYSFNGSTNYIQMLTTGPTGTLSRSVSFWAKTTNTIINSPKASFAYGSATGASDGFEIVWNYCARGVGLDLSNQALIKSNSCVADGQWHHIAIVYNATVSTIYSTVNFYVDGGLLPGIVCNVSGTNASINTGTVFPVIIGCNIQGIVRHFLGSLDDFYLYNRAITATEVMQLYTYTTCPSPVFGNTLVCPGSTNIYSVAPISNASYTWSLPGGWTGSSSTNTISVTAGSGSGTISATASSTCGIFPTATLAVNTLSLPLLGVSSTNSFLCTGGSATLTASGANTYTWLPGGSNNANLNISPMSTSVYTLIANALNSCSATVNYTQIVVNNANVVSFPPPSLCSGSTVSLSASGADTYTWQPGNLTGSIVTVAPLVTTSYTVIGFSVPGCTGSAIVQVSVPSALTLNIASSSPTACLGNSITFSASASGGIPGYQYNWVGGPSNPIKQVTPSVSGTYMYTVTALDQNTCSVTRTVSVNFAPAFTMTPTFIAICPATTTTLSVSGANTYTWLPGGTLGSTNAVSPTSLSVYTVIGTSIAGCTASVTKTVSIKPAPTLSFVTATITCGSLGSATVSASGTPGPFSYSWSPVTQTGSVAVGLYPGTHTIYVFDASTGCNFAPTTSFIPLIPLTGTVTATPSLTCFGINTGTAAITLSGGSGAQSYSWKDVNGIQTGSIGTNLAAGVNSITVIDALTFCTLTHTFLITQPTAFTLNIISSSPSVCMGGSITYTANNSGGTPSYSYNWINGPGNNIKLVNESLPGNYIYTVTSTDANNCSATNTIQANFIANPVVSVTSSSICPLANATLVASGASSYSWSSGSTLNPLVINPTVNTQYTVIGTASGCTSSATSDVFLKSIPVISYSTNAPVCESGLVSLACLSTHSLYSWSGPLSYSSSAAVVSLYSVTPAMNGNYTLRVTAANSCTASVGIPIIIYPTPPISPLSSTVCQGQILSLYGNYVPNATYLWLGSANYSSAIQNPQRINSDTSMTGHYTLQITSAQGCTNIATVNASVVSNPIPVITSSNSVCVGSNLVLNGSGGTSYIWFGPNGFGSYSQNPILSNVGLVAGGNYTLHAIIGQCNVSTTKYITVNPKPSFTISSDVPICEKTNLLLNSSISALSYSWSGPNGFVSNVSGPYIYSVSLMQSGVYSLNATDANGCEGVATIFISILPAPISIVKDASVCVGNSVTIGTSANGVSYLWSGPQNFTATGNPAYVPVVDNMHSGIYSVTVVGSNSCSITSTLNVVGFPFPLPIPLISGPTKVCMNSIMTLSGSGGTSYVWSGPERFNSISKDISIEVKGTNVAGIFTLSVRNESNCVASSTVSIAVYELPNGLVLSSKNNICQPFCAEFAFKELINTAPVLSHELYIDSKKIIDTSGKFCFIDAGNYTASVSYKDTNNCVNTSTLLITAYQKPKANFEAIPLNPIAGIDKVQFYNTSYGAGLNSWDWFVSGSDTLHSNEKEPNYLYEFPGKYPVVLIAKNRWECADTMIKVLVIEDDFNLFVPNAFTPNGDGLNDIFLPKGHGITKYSIEIYDSWGEKIFQSNNFSNGWNGTYKGKDCPTDIYIWKISVTTEQRETKTSTGHLTLLRGEKNLED
- a CDS encoding leucine--tRNA ligase; this encodes MDYNFTEIEKRWQDFWAKNKTFKAEDTSDKPKYYVLDMFPYPSGAGLHVGHPLGYIASDIMARYKRHKGFNVLHPMGYDSFGLPAEQYAIQTGQHPKITTEQNIARYHEQMDKIGFSFDWDREVRTSDPEYYKWTQWIFIQLFNSWYNKNTDKAEKLESLISEFEKNGNAAVNAVCDEDVKSFTSTEWKAFNEKEQSDLLMQYRIAYLGEAYVNWCAALGTVLANDEVKDGVSERGGHPVERKLMKQWNMRITAYAQRLLDGLEKIDWPESLKESQRYWIGKSEGTSLKFKVQSSKVEIEVFTTRPDTIFGVSFVTLAPEHELVAKLTTTEQKSEIEEYVAKTKMRSERERQADVTKVSGAFTGAYVEHPFSGKQIPIWIGDYVLAGYGTGAVMAVPGHDSRDYAFAKHFNLPILEVVSGGDLSKESYDAKEGKLVNSDFLNGLEVKKALKKAIAEIENKKLGKGKTNYRLRDAVFGRQRYWGEPIPIYYKDGIPHALADNELPLILPEVDKYLPTEDGEPPLARAATSWKKDGKYDYENTTMPGWAGSSWYFLRYMDSKNSKQFVSGQLADYWQNVDLYIGGSEHATGHLLYVRFWTKFLNDLGLIGVDEPAKKLINQGMIQGRSNFVYRVLWAFSGKPFDTMKLPQIIISKDCRDKVIHGDPDETSKLINYCNETLNQIFTDQEVQISSCPEITEIHIDVNIVENDEIEIDTLKEWRSDFKESYFLTEEGITKLKCGSLVEKMSKRWYNVVTPDSICEKFGSDTLRLYEMFLGPLEQSKPWNTNGITGVSGFLKKLWKLFYQNNTLTISEAEPSKAELKTLHKTIKKITEDIERFSFNTSVSNFMICVNELTEQKCNKRAILEPLLVLVSPYAPHIAEELWSQLGHKESIAFAKFPECNETFLVEDSFTYPVSFNGKMRFSIELPATLTIPEIEKEVMSREEVQKYLEGKTPKKIIIVPKKIVNFVV